A stretch of Cygnus olor isolate bCygOlo1 chromosome 16, bCygOlo1.pri.v2, whole genome shotgun sequence DNA encodes these proteins:
- the MC3R gene encoding melanocortin receptor 3: protein MTDTKLTPVLLNVTEDFNDSILNNRSGDGFCEQVFIKAEVFLTLGIISLLENILVILAVLKNGNLHSPMYFFLCSLAVADMLVSMSNALETIMIAILSNGYLIIDDHFIQHMDNVFDSMICISLVASICNLLVIAIDRYITIFYALRYHSIMTVKKALTLIVVIWIACIVCGIIFIAYSESKTVIVCLITMFFTMLFLMASLYVHMFLFARLHVKRIAALPVDGVPYQRTCMKGAVTITILLGVFIVCWAPFFLHLILIISCPMNPYCVCYTSHFNTYLVLIMCNSVIDPLIYAFRSLEMRKTFKEIVCCCYGMSVGQCML from the exons ATGACTGACACAAAACTCACT cctgtgctgcttAATGTCACCGAAGACTTCAATGACTCAATTCTCAACAACAGAAGCGGCGATGGATTTTGTGAGCAGGTCTTCATAAAAGCTGAGGTCTTCTTGACTTTAGGGATCATCAGCCTGCTGGAAAACATCCTTGTCATTCTTGCAGTGCTGAAGAATGGAAACCTGCATTCTCCCATGTATTTCTTCCTGTGTAGCTTGGCTGTGGCAGACATGTTAGTGAGCATGTCAAATGCCTTGGAGACCATCATGATTGCAATCCTGAGCAACGGCTATTTGATCATTGATGACCACTTTATTCAGCATATGGACAATGTGTTTGACTCAATGATATGTATTTCTTTGGTAGCCTCAATTTGCAACCTCTTGGTTATAGCCATTGACAGGTACATAACTATTTTCTATGCTCTCCGTTACCACAGTATCATGACAGTGAAGAAAGCTTTAACCCTGATTGTGGTCATTTGGATCGCTTGCATCGTCTGCGGCATCATATTCATTGCCtactcagaaagcaaaactgtcaTTGTCTGTCTCATTACAATGTTCTTTACCATGCTTTTTCTCATGGCCTCCCTTTATGTTCACATGTTCTTGTTTGCACGCCTGCATGTTAAGCGGATCGCTGCCCTCCCTGTGGACGGGGTGCCCTACCAGCGTACTTGCATGAAAGGAGCTGTCACCATCACTATATTACTAGGTGTCTTCATTGTTTGCTGGGCACCTTTCTTCCTTCACCTCATTCTCATTATTTCTTGCCCAATGAATCCATACTGTGTCTGTTACACTTCACATTTCAATACCTATCTGGTCTTGATAATGTGCAACTCAGTAATTGATCCGCTTATTTATGCCTTCCGGAGCCTGGAGATGAGAAAGACTTTCAAAGAAATAGTGTGTTGCTGTTACGGCATGAGTGTGGGACAGTGCATGCTGTAA